The DNA sequence TGATCCGCCGTGAAGATTGGCGATTCGAAGGTGTAAAGGTCGGCTGGAATTATCCAACTCGTCGGGCCGATGGTATTTCGGTTCTTGCCAAAGACAAACGATGGGGGTAATTTGAGCGTCTTGATGGGACGGACGGGCGTGTGGGAATCCATGGTGTTGCGGGGAAGCTGCCGTTGCACTCGCTTCAACTCATCAAGATTTCGCTCGTCGTAATCAAGATCCCTGTGTAACATGACACGATCTTCCGCCGAGAGCCTGGGGTCGCTCACGAGGGCCCGGAACGACGGTAAAGAGTGTTCGAGGTCCGATACAGCCTTCTCCAGATTTTGCCGAAAAGTACCTTTCGACTTGCTCCACTCGTCGAAAACGCCCACCTCGCGGTCGAAAGGGTTGAACTTTTCGTGCGGATGAATGCGGTCGATAATACTCGAAGGTTGTGGACTCAGAATGGCTTCCAGAATCAATTCCTCGTCCGGCCGCCGTGGGCGAAACGCCTCGAACGTTTCCTCTGCCACCACGCAGGCAATGCAGATCGTGGCAATGATGATCACCCACTTCCACATAGCTTCATTATAAAACTACATGTGGAGGCGCCATTGTCGACGGCATTTGTATCCACCAGAGAGATGCTGGCGGTTGGCATTGCCCTACTCTCAGCGCGGACCTGTACTTATTCGGCAGACCTTAGACAAAGAAGATCTCACCGACATGGACGACTTTCCAACCGGAGTCCTTTTTCTCCAGATAAAAGTGAAGCACCGCCGAGTGAATGGACCATGGCACCCATTCCATCACCAAGATCGCGAACTTGCCGTTCGGTGAAAAGAGCGGCGGATCAAGCTTCCCATAGACTCGTAGCTTTCCCTTTTTCCCCGCCGCATTTGCAATCGAAGTCTCTCCAGCAAACCAGATGCCGGAACTCTGCAAGCTCTTCACTTTCTCAAGCGGTTGGAGAACAATCCTTGGATCGAGAGTCAAGTCCTTCAAATTGGGAATGGAAGGTGAAGCCATGTTAGGCCCCTCCTTATATTCTTTTTGAATCCGGTTAAGGGCCGCGATCTGAGCGTCTAATTTCTGCTTCTCGTCGGGGGGAATATTTTTGGCTTGTGACGGAGGCAGCTTCGTCTGTTCCAGCGCATTCGCAAGAAACTTATCGAAGGACTCATAGGACTGATCCGATCCGAATGACCGGTAATTGCCAACCCACTCTGAGTCGAGGAGGACAAAATCGCCTTTTTCCCATTCCCCCCAATCTTTGCGGACAAAGAACTCGTTCATCGACGCATTCACAATTTGCCCGACATCGCTCTTCCCGAGCGGGATCGCCTTTGGATGCTCGACTGGCGCGGGCGCGCTGCAAGCGCAACTCAGCATGATGGCGACAATGCCCACCGTCTTCACAACTCTATTCTCACACGGATGAGTGTGAAATGGACCGTGATTCGTGCCGTTAACTCAGTTACCAGAATCGGCGAAGAAGGCTTGAACACTCCCAACGAGGCTGATGCTGCCTTTACTGGAATTGGGGTTATGATATTGATATGGTTGGCGCGTATGGATTTCGGCGGTGGCGATCGGGTTCCTCGTAGTAGGTCTGCCTTGGTTCAACGACTCGCTTACTCATCATCTTGGGCAGAAGCTCATAAGTGGTTGCGGATAGGCGGTAAAACCAGGTCGTGGACGACAATGAGTTGCCCCTGTCGGAAGATGATTCCCAGCCATCGCTCTTCGAATCGGATGGGCCTTCATTCGACGCCAAGGAAGGGTTGCGACATACGCAGGAGTTGGCCAACTTGCTCAGTGCGCAAAAGCGCGGGGACCTGGATTGGCACGACCGATTGGACGCCGAATTTCTGGTCAGTACGTTCGACCACAACGCACGACAACCTTATTTTGTTGGCCCGGATGGCATACGATACTTCGGCTTTCGCCTGCCGCAAGCTGGCGTGATTGCGGTCACCCAGCCGAACGATAATCTTGACCACATGATCGAGTGGGGTGCGGGAGCGGCCATTTTGGATGCCGCTGGGAACGCCATTTACGTTTATAGCCCAGGTGATATTGTTTCCTTTCGCCTCTATGGCAAGACGCGAGTACGATGGAAGGGCGGATGGGGTGAGGAACCAAATGGAGAGGCTTACCGCGCCGGTGGGATTATTCATTCCGGGCCACCGAACGAGGACATGTTTCCACCTCTGGCGGCTCGGTGCGTCGATTTCCATTTTGGTCGTTGGGCGGGAAAAAAGGAGGCTTTACATGGCAGTGAATTTGGTGTCTCCGTTTGTCGGCTGGCTTCAGCTACAAAACCCGAAGAACCCAGCGAATTGACCTTCAATGTCTTTTCGGAGGACCTAGAGAGGTTGTGGAAGCACGGAACTGCCAATTTTTCGGGTTATCTTTGCTATTGCCTTCCCTACCATATTGGACTGCGGGTCATCTTGTCGAGCCAAACGGCTTTCGGTCGCTTCCACTTCACATCCGTCCGCGAGATGTACGAAAAAGCTGGGCTCAAGCCAATTTCTTTGTAGAATTTCACACAATCGACTACATGTGTAGTAGAATAGCTACGACAGGTGTAGTCGATGAGACAAAATAGACCCGAATTGACCGGTGCACAATACGACATCGTTCGGATCGCTTGGGAATCTGAGCGTCCGATTTCGGTAACAGAACTCTGGCAGGAGCTTGGTAAGAACCGCGACGTCGCTAGAACGACCGTGTTGACGTGGGTCCAACGCCTGGAAAAAAGGGGCTGGCTACGGCGTGTGGAAACTCTCGATGGTCTCGCGTATTCCGCCGCCGCCGCCCCAGAAGATGGTGCCGTCTCGGCCGCAGAGCGAGTGATGAACACGCTTTTCAATGGGTCTGCCTCGGGCCTCATGATGGCTTTAGCTGGTCGAGGGCACGTCGACGCCGAAGAGATCGCCCGCCTGCGCCAGCTATTGGCCGACTTGGAGGAGAAGAATGAATCTCAGCCTTAGCAACACGAGCTTTTGGCTCTCGCTGGCGATGTGGGCTTTCTTCGTCATTTCGATGGGCTGGATCGCCGCGCGTTTCGTGCTTCGTCGGCCACGGCATCGGACGGTCCTTCTCCTCTCGGTCTTTGCTTGTTCGCTTTTGCCGTTTTTTGCGCATTTGCTTCCTGCTGCCAAGCCGATCGGTTTCACGTTCCACCAAACTCCGTACTCGACGACCTACATCCAGACTCCCGTTCAGATTGCGGTTACGCCAAGCGGGC is a window from the Armatimonadota bacterium genome containing:
- a CDS encoding MarR family transcriptional regulator, which codes for MRQNRPELTGAQYDIVRIAWESERPISVTELWQELGKNRDVARTTVLTWVQRLEKRGWLRRVETLDGLAYSAAAAPEDGAVSAAERVMNTLFNGSASGLMMALAGRGHVDAEEIARLRQLLADLEEKNESQP